The following are from one region of the Leptospira harrisiae genome:
- a CDS encoding flagellar FlbD family protein, whose protein sequence is MVILHRLKGAEFVLNADLIETIEANPDTIITLVNEKKFIVQEPVAEVVEKVIAYQTRIHNLPRVGERRPEET, encoded by the coding sequence TTGGTCATTTTACATCGACTCAAAGGTGCGGAATTTGTTCTCAATGCAGATTTGATTGAGACCATTGAAGCAAATCCAGATACGATCATCACTCTTGTGAATGAAAAGAAATTCATTGTACAAGAACCAGTTGCGGAAGTTGTGGAAAAGGTAATTGCTTACCAAACGAGAATCCACAACCTCCCTCGAGTTGGTGAAAGAAGGCCTGAGGAAACATAA
- a CDS encoding glycosyltransferase, with translation MKVAIIHDWLTGMRGGELVLDSLLKAFPEADLFTLFYSKGKLNERIENRKITTAFTNNLPFKEKYYRYYLPVFPTAIESLDLKGYDVVISSSHCVAKGVIPHPDTFHLSYIHSPMRYVWDMYYDYFPGRKGFKFFLLQSIANYLRTWDAASANRVDYFTCNSHFVGRRIQKYYRRDYKIVYPPCLPQDFRVNDVSKDDYYLMVSAFAPYKKIDLAIEAFRENGKPLILVGGGQEEGKLVKNLPKNILWKKGLPRTEVVELYKKARGFIFPGMEDFGITPVEAQAYATPVIAYGMGGALESVKEDKTGVFFKEQTVKSLNEAIQRAEKIHFKRGDFQNSINRFTEEKFVSEIRKVVDRHK, from the coding sequence ATGAAAGTTGCAATTATACATGATTGGCTCACCGGTATGCGCGGTGGCGAACTCGTACTCGATAGTTTATTAAAGGCATTTCCAGAAGCGGATTTATTTACTCTTTTTTATTCTAAAGGAAAACTTAACGAAAGGATTGAAAACAGAAAGATTACAACAGCTTTTACAAACAATCTTCCTTTCAAAGAAAAATACTACCGCTATTACCTACCAGTATTTCCAACGGCCATTGAATCATTGGATTTAAAAGGTTATGATGTAGTGATTAGTTCTTCCCATTGTGTGGCCAAAGGAGTGATCCCTCATCCCGATACTTTTCATTTAAGTTATATCCATAGTCCCATGCGTTATGTTTGGGATATGTATTATGATTATTTCCCAGGTAGAAAAGGGTTTAAATTTTTCCTTTTACAATCCATTGCTAACTACCTTCGCACATGGGATGCGGCTTCTGCCAATAGAGTGGATTATTTCACATGTAACTCGCATTTTGTGGGAAGACGAATCCAAAAGTATTATAGACGTGATTATAAAATAGTATACCCGCCTTGTTTACCTCAAGACTTCCGGGTGAATGATGTTTCGAAAGATGATTATTATCTGATGGTTTCGGCCTTTGCTCCTTATAAAAAAATCGATCTTGCCATTGAAGCCTTTCGTGAAAATGGAAAGCCACTCATCCTTGTAGGTGGGGGTCAGGAAGAAGGGAAACTAGTCAAAAATCTTCCGAAAAACATCCTTTGGAAAAAAGGTCTGCCTCGCACAGAAGTGGTGGAACTTTACAAAAAGGCACGAGGGTTTATTTTTCCAGGAATGGAAGACTTCGGAATCACTCCGGTTGAGGCACAGGCCTATGCCACCCCTGTCATTGCTTACGGGATGGGAGGGGCTTTGGAGTCAGTGAAAGAGGACAAAACCGGGGTGTTTTTTAAGGAACAGACTGTAAAATCCTTAAATGAGGCGATCCAGAGGGCAGAAAAGATCCATTTCAAACGGGGAGATTTCCAAAATTCCATCAATCGATTTACGGAAGAAAAATTCGTAAGCGAAATTCGAAAGGTAGTCGATAGACATAAATAG
- a CDS encoding motility protein A → MDIATVIGLALGAALMLLGVVSGGLSLTDLIDIPSVMITFGGAAAATIISFPWTSTIGVGGVTKKAFQNPPSDLPGLITTLVSFSEKARREGLLALEDDINELPEEFLKKGIQLVVDGTDPELVRNIMETEIGNTASRHAYGRGWWDAYAGFAPGFGMLGTLVGLVGMLKNLGGGDASAIGQGMATALITTLYGSLAQNLFAAPIVRKLTRRSEDELVIKQVMVEGTLSIQSGDNPRIVKEKLASFLTPAERSALKDDGD, encoded by the coding sequence ATGGATATAGCTACAGTCATTGGTTTGGCCCTAGGAGCGGCCTTGATGTTACTTGGGGTGGTTTCGGGTGGTCTTTCTTTAACTGACCTAATCGATATTCCCTCGGTAATGATTACATTCGGTGGGGCAGCAGCAGCCACGATCATTTCTTTCCCATGGACCTCTACCATTGGAGTGGGAGGTGTTACCAAAAAAGCCTTCCAAAATCCTCCCTCAGACTTACCTGGACTCATTACGACACTTGTTAGTTTTTCTGAAAAAGCCCGCCGTGAAGGTCTTCTCGCTCTAGAAGATGATATCAACGAACTGCCGGAAGAATTTTTAAAGAAGGGGATCCAACTAGTTGTGGATGGAACCGATCCCGAGCTCGTTCGAAATATTATGGAAACCGAAATTGGGAATACTGCCTCAAGACATGCCTATGGTCGAGGTTGGTGGGATGCTTATGCAGGTTTTGCGCCAGGGTTCGGAATGCTTGGGACCCTTGTGGGTCTTGTGGGGATGTTAAAGAACTTAGGTGGTGGGGATGCGAGTGCCATTGGACAAGGTATGGCGACAGCCCTTATTACAACATTATACGGATCACTTGCACAGAACTTATTTGCTGCCCCGATTGTTAGAAAACTAACACGAAGATCGGAAGATGAACTTGTGATCAAACAAGTTATGGTGGAAGGAACTCTTTCCATCCAATCTGGGGACAACCCACGAATTGTTAAAGAGAAGTTGGCGAGTTTCTTAACTCCTGCAGAACGATCTGCATTGAAAGACGACGGAGATTAA
- a CDS encoding zinc-binding dehydrogenase — MTEWEKMKAVTILKYDESEPLLELREKEVPTPKENEVRIKIHLSPINPSDLMFIRGLYGFKKKAPVSAGFEASGTIDAVGTAIKTLKVGMNVSCVAPQNDGSWSEYMITTEDNCLPLVDGVSLDEGSSFFVNPMTAWAMVSKCSKEGHPAMIQTAAASALGKMVVRLCKERGIPLINVVRKKEQEDSLLEIGAENILNSTSPNYQKDLFKISKKLNATYAIDAVAGETAQSLVECMPYGSKVVCYGALSEKPFSVNSGIILFQNKKVEGFWLSSWIYEIGLEEFQKQAKEAQKFLKTVFQTKINRRFKFEEYKEGLEFYKQHMTEGKVVFGP; from the coding sequence ATGACTGAATGGGAGAAGATGAAAGCAGTCACCATCCTCAAATACGACGAATCCGAACCACTATTGGAGCTTCGTGAAAAAGAAGTTCCCACACCGAAAGAGAACGAAGTTAGGATCAAAATCCATCTTTCTCCCATCAATCCTTCTGACCTTATGTTCATCCGTGGACTGTATGGGTTTAAAAAAAAGGCACCGGTATCTGCGGGATTTGAAGCCAGTGGAACCATCGATGCAGTAGGAACTGCCATCAAAACTTTAAAAGTGGGTATGAACGTATCCTGCGTGGCACCTCAAAACGACGGATCATGGTCAGAATATATGATCACCACAGAGGACAACTGTTTGCCGTTAGTGGATGGTGTGAGCCTTGACGAAGGATCTAGTTTTTTTGTGAACCCAATGACTGCTTGGGCCATGGTATCCAAATGTTCCAAAGAAGGGCATCCTGCAATGATCCAAACCGCAGCTGCCAGTGCTCTTGGTAAAATGGTAGTTCGACTTTGTAAGGAACGTGGAATTCCTTTAATCAATGTTGTACGAAAGAAAGAACAAGAGGACAGTCTATTAGAAATTGGAGCAGAAAATATTCTAAACTCCACTTCTCCCAACTATCAAAAGGATTTATTCAAAATCTCTAAAAAATTAAATGCTACATACGCTATCGATGCAGTGGCCGGTGAAACCGCACAGTCTCTAGTTGAATGTATGCCTTATGGATCGAAAGTGGTTTGTTATGGTGCTCTCTCAGAAAAACCATTTTCTGTGAATTCCGGAATCATTTTATTCCAAAACAAAAAAGTGGAAGGGTTTTGGTTGTCTTCCTGGATTTATGAAATTGGTTTAGAAGAATTTCAAAAACAAGCCAAAGAAGCACAAAAATTTCTTAAAACTGTTTTCCAAACAAAAATCAACAGACGATTTAAGTTTGAAGAATACAAAGAAGGATTAGAATTTTATAAACAACATATGACCGAAGGGAAGGTAGTATTTGGTCCGTAG
- a CDS encoding LEA type 2 family protein → MVRRLFFLFAFVSFVSFTHCLSDTKKNLESLKACKFDLVDVRVDLKPNPNFPLIPLVDLYPKVSVVNPNDTKVSIYQFDLEIELVTPKGKEYIGKLQNQTPLEVEPNSEAFVVLKLVPDQKGSILPKLLLLAKQLSDAAMRGEDVEFEIYGTVQVDSAFGKLPIPVREVSRIKLKK, encoded by the coding sequence TTGGTCCGTAGATTATTTTTTTTATTCGCTTTCGTATCTTTTGTATCCTTCACTCATTGTTTGAGTGATACAAAAAAGAATTTAGAAAGTCTTAAGGCTTGTAAGTTTGATTTGGTGGATGTTCGTGTAGACCTAAAACCAAATCCAAACTTTCCTTTAATTCCATTAGTGGATTTGTATCCGAAAGTTTCGGTAGTGAATCCAAACGATACCAAAGTCTCCATCTATCAATTTGATTTGGAAATTGAACTTGTGACTCCAAAAGGAAAGGAATACATCGGAAAACTCCAAAACCAAACACCGCTCGAAGTGGAACCTAATTCTGAAGCCTTTGTCGTTTTGAAACTGGTCCCCGATCAAAAAGGATCCATCCTTCCCAAACTTCTTTTGTTAGCAAAACAACTTTCGGATGCGGCTATGCGTGGAGAGGATGTTGAGTTCGAAATTTATGGAACTGTTCAAGTGGATAGTGCTTTTGGAAAACTTCCGATTCCTGTCAGAGAAGTTTCTCGGATCAAACTTAAAAAATGA
- a CDS encoding LIC13255 family lipoprotein has protein sequence MKLFFHGIYALFFTIGLSFQCIQNRDDLFYSAQEGNQKIFETYTLKNSACGTNKLPGALVLGRVKIDELKLCFKAIELTDCRTWNTEGYLPDSCKAVSTSFR, from the coding sequence ATGAAATTATTTTTCCATGGGATTTACGCCCTTTTTTTTACCATTGGACTTAGCTTTCAGTGCATTCAAAATCGAGATGACTTATTTTATTCGGCACAAGAAGGAAACCAAAAGATTTTTGAAACCTATACATTAAAAAATTCAGCCTGCGGGACGAACAAACTTCCGGGAGCGCTTGTGCTTGGCAGAGTTAAAATTGACGAATTAAAACTTTGTTTTAAGGCAATTGAACTTACCGATTGTCGTACATGGAATACGGAAGGATATCTTCCCGACTCTTGTAAGGCAGTTAGTACGAGTTTTCGATAG
- a CDS encoding MlaD family protein, with product MKSKKLSKESLTGIVFFSILVFAFFTTVIEPDRPAKKYPYRLSLFYSRIDGIKEGTEVRILGIQKGYVAHIDSRPLIDVPDRRFLDHNMDHAIELHIALEDPLTLWDNYEVDFQTITLFSGRIININPGSSDGKRPFFKPTFREGEKRPDYLPSARYFDDFFKATSVTMEENRADLRQITLDFRSISDKLNHTEGTIPKLIGSTEMYDELLATVKDAETIGKEGRRYMESSRNLENTMPIPFLITASYYGRTTPITGRRIGPQD from the coding sequence GTGAAATCAAAAAAGTTATCGAAGGAATCCCTGACAGGGATCGTTTTTTTTTCAATTTTGGTCTTCGCATTTTTCACAACAGTCATTGAACCGGATCGACCTGCCAAAAAATATCCCTACCGGTTATCGTTATTTTACTCTCGCATTGATGGAATCAAAGAAGGAACTGAGGTTCGGATTTTGGGAATTCAAAAAGGTTATGTGGCTCATATTGATTCAAGGCCACTGATTGATGTTCCCGATCGTCGATTCCTCGACCATAACATGGATCATGCGATCGAACTTCATATTGCTTTGGAAGATCCGTTAACACTTTGGGATAATTATGAAGTAGATTTTCAAACGATAACTTTGTTTTCAGGAAGGATCATTAATATCAATCCAGGAAGTTCGGATGGCAAACGCCCCTTTTTCAAACCTACATTTCGTGAAGGTGAAAAAAGACCTGACTATTTGCCTTCCGCGCGGTATTTTGATGATTTTTTCAAAGCCACATCTGTGACAATGGAAGAAAATCGAGCCGACCTCAGACAAATCACCTTGGATTTTCGTTCCATCTCCGATAAATTAAATCATACAGAAGGCACAATTCCCAAATTAATAGGGAGTACAGAAATGTATGATGAACTTCTTGCGACTGTAAAGGACGCAGAAACCATTGGAAAAGAAGGAAGGCGTTATATGGAAAGTTCTCGTAATTTAGAGAACACCATGCCGATACCATTTTTAATTACAGCATCGTATTACGGACGTACAACGCCAATTACGGGAAGAAGGATTGGACCACAAGATTAA